From a region of the Myxococcus guangdongensis genome:
- a CDS encoding DUF6345 domain-containing protein codes for MKIRTQDKQWLAGALAGALMLPAAAVANEAHAYGVANFGGSGQCSGSSHSVHTQTASAFASYFTSLRNLGLWSDVRTLTNMNVTRDLWTDPAKGAVGESNDAALNAGVDDADVIFIHTHGSHNESTPRSSLVMGSSSPSCSARTNEHMRLGNGKLDIAVIKACQSGNIEVWEKGGYRQQLVTATSGFSVWNAFHGDSSCGGFVKDYLEDYLEGSRNDGVGENWIDEAYDWGLFYDDCPVSIVFGDTKAKRKSMYEAGGWRDRKNTGNKTGSTYFYVSGCNPDNGRKLP; via the coding sequence ATGAAGATTCGGACTCAAGACAAGCAGTGGCTGGCAGGCGCGCTCGCGGGCGCCCTGATGCTGCCGGCGGCGGCGGTGGCGAACGAGGCGCATGCCTACGGCGTCGCCAACTTCGGCGGCTCCGGACAGTGCTCGGGCTCGTCGCACTCCGTGCACACCCAGACGGCGTCGGCGTTCGCCAGCTACTTCACGTCGCTGCGCAACCTGGGCCTCTGGTCCGACGTTCGCACGCTCACCAACATGAACGTGACGCGGGACCTCTGGACGGACCCGGCCAAGGGCGCGGTGGGCGAGTCCAACGACGCCGCCCTCAACGCGGGCGTGGACGACGCGGACGTCATCTTCATCCACACGCACGGCAGCCACAACGAGAGCACGCCCCGCAGCTCGCTCGTCATGGGCAGCAGCAGCCCCTCCTGCTCGGCGCGCACGAACGAGCACATGCGGCTGGGCAACGGCAAGCTGGACATCGCCGTCATCAAGGCCTGCCAGTCCGGCAACATCGAGGTCTGGGAGAAGGGCGGCTACCGCCAGCAACTGGTGACGGCCACCAGCGGCTTCAGCGTCTGGAACGCCTTCCACGGTGACTCGTCGTGCGGTGGCTTCGTGAAGGACTACCTCGAGGACTACCTGGAGGGCTCGCGGAACGACGGCGTGGGCGAGAACTGGATTGATGAGGCCTACGACTGGGGCCTCTTCTATGACGACTGCCCGGTCTCCATCGTCTTCGGTGACACGAAGGCGAAGCGCAAGAGCATGTACGAGGCGGGTGGGTGGAGGGACCGCAAGAACACCGGCAACAAGACGGGCTCCACCTACTTCTACGTGAGCGGTTGCAACCCGGACAACGGTCGCAAGCTGCCCTGA
- a CDS encoding MotA/TolQ/ExbB proton channel family protein: MNFTLIGLWGHMGPFAKLIVIVMGVMSVLSLVILAERALVFRAARRNSRRFATELATLLSNGDFDAAAHVKLGPDVGYLGRTIRAGLTAYRTASDDDRNEVMESVARNLERQAQREVQSMKRGLGQLATVASTAPFVGLLGTTMGIVTAFQQMGEAGAGGIGNISTGISEALVTTAFGLLVAIPAVMGYNSLQGWVDARAVDLAEASNEFLDVVARVLKRSRAVTG, encoded by the coding sequence ATGAACTTCACCCTCATTGGTTTGTGGGGCCACATGGGCCCCTTCGCGAAGCTCATCGTCATCGTGATGGGCGTGATGTCCGTGCTGTCATTGGTCATCCTCGCCGAGCGTGCGCTGGTCTTCCGGGCCGCGCGTCGCAACTCACGCAGGTTCGCCACGGAATTGGCCACGTTGCTCTCCAACGGTGACTTCGACGCCGCCGCCCACGTCAAGCTGGGGCCCGACGTGGGTTACCTCGGCCGCACCATCCGCGCCGGCCTGACGGCCTATCGCACCGCCTCCGATGACGACCGCAACGAAGTCATGGAGTCCGTCGCCCGGAACCTGGAGCGGCAGGCGCAGCGCGAGGTGCAGAGCATGAAGCGCGGCCTGGGGCAGCTGGCGACGGTGGCCTCCACCGCGCCCTTCGTGGGGTTGCTCGGGACGACGATGGGCATCGTCACCGCGTTCCAACAGATGGGCGAGGCGGGCGCGGGCGGCATCGGGAACATCTCCACCGGCATTTCCGAGGCGCTGGTGACGACGGCCTTCGGCCTGCTCGTCGCCATCCCCGCGGTCATGGGCTACAACTCCCTGCAGGGCTGGGTGGACGCGCGCGCCGTGGACCTGGCCGAGGCGAGCAACGAGTTCCTCGACGTCGTGGCCCGAGTCCTCAAGCGCTCCCGCGCCGTGACGGGCTGA
- a CDS encoding glycosyltransferase family 4 protein: protein MSAPPRIAFAIETTLGNAVFLQNLKSAMAARTDITPVWLPIDEHADDLWEELPLVRSRLSLRGGLRTRSALNQALAQAPVQAAVVHTQRMAHLAHDFMGRVPSVVSTDATPSGLEDYLRYYGLRSQHGGWVGKAKNALHRRTYSIAKGMLSFSEFTKRSLVEEYGVPRSRVHVVWPSVDTRLWRPAPERKSRDGVVRLLFVGGDLGRKGGHLLLRWARETRLRNWRLDLVTSDTFEAPPGVRVHTGVRPNSPELIGLAQAADLFVLPTMADMSSWAIAEAKAAGLAVVATPVGGVGELVRDGVDGRLVTAGDYPALARTLDSLVSSPDTLRDMGQEARRMAEERMDLHATCDQMLAFIRGVTGV from the coding sequence ATGTCGGCGCCCCCACGCATTGCATTCGCCATCGAGACGACGCTCGGCAACGCCGTCTTCCTGCAGAACCTCAAGAGCGCCATGGCCGCGCGCACCGACATCACGCCGGTGTGGTTGCCCATCGACGAGCACGCGGATGACCTCTGGGAAGAGCTCCCGCTCGTCCGCTCGCGCCTGTCGCTGCGAGGAGGGCTGAGGACGCGCTCGGCGTTGAATCAGGCGCTCGCGCAGGCTCCGGTGCAGGCCGCCGTCGTCCACACGCAGCGCATGGCGCACCTGGCGCACGACTTCATGGGGCGGGTGCCCAGCGTCGTCTCCACGGACGCCACGCCGAGCGGCCTGGAGGACTATCTCCGGTACTACGGCCTGCGCTCGCAGCACGGCGGCTGGGTGGGCAAGGCGAAGAACGCGCTGCACCGCCGCACCTACTCCATCGCGAAGGGCATGTTGTCCTTCTCGGAGTTCACCAAGCGCTCGCTGGTGGAGGAGTACGGCGTCCCGCGCTCCCGCGTGCACGTCGTCTGGCCCAGCGTCGACACCCGGCTGTGGCGTCCGGCCCCGGAGCGCAAGTCACGGGACGGCGTGGTGCGGCTGCTCTTCGTCGGCGGGGATCTGGGCCGCAAGGGCGGACACCTGCTCCTGCGCTGGGCCCGGGAGACGCGGCTGAGGAACTGGCGGCTGGACCTGGTGACCTCCGACACCTTCGAGGCGCCGCCCGGCGTCCGCGTTCACACTGGCGTCAGGCCCAACTCGCCGGAGCTGATTGGACTGGCGCAGGCGGCAGACCTGTTCGTGTTGCCCACGATGGCGGACATGTCCTCCTGGGCCATCGCGGAGGCGAAGGCCGCGGGCCTCGCGGTGGTGGCCACACCCGTCGGCGGCGTGGGCGAGCTGGTGCGGGACGGCGTGGACGGGCGGCTCGTCACCGCGGGCGACTACCCGGCGCTCGCGCGCACCCTCGACTCGCTCGTGTCGAGCCCCGACACCTTGCGCGACATGGGCCAGGAGGCCCGCCGCATGGCCGAGGAGCGCATGGACCTGCATGCGACGTGCGACCAGATGCTCGCCTTCATCCGGGGCGTCACGGGCGTCTGA
- a CDS encoding carboxypeptidase regulatory-like domain-containing protein, translating into MRAPGQPWLLSMLALVLAGACGGFNNGQLGEGSVRGRILGADVDVAWVGVFGESELMTRVSSDGRFELEGVPARTVELFVMASRTRAARVRAVPQGARVIDVGDIDAPPGAFITVRLRGDDGNVPEEGEVEVDGTPFDDLPVDPSTGEVRVGPLPAGCYAVEVDAKQHAKKEEQVCVREGEERLYDVVLAKVDDDDGDDDDD; encoded by the coding sequence ATGCGTGCGCCTGGACAGCCGTGGCTCCTGTCGATGCTCGCCCTGGTCCTCGCGGGGGCCTGCGGCGGCTTCAACAACGGACAACTGGGGGAGGGCTCCGTGCGCGGGCGCATCCTCGGCGCCGACGTGGACGTGGCGTGGGTGGGCGTGTTCGGTGAGTCCGAGCTGATGACCCGCGTGTCGTCGGACGGGCGCTTCGAGCTGGAGGGCGTGCCGGCCAGGACGGTGGAGCTATTCGTGATGGCCTCTCGGACGCGGGCGGCCCGGGTGCGGGCGGTGCCGCAGGGGGCTCGCGTCATCGACGTGGGGGACATCGACGCGCCGCCGGGCGCCTTCATCACCGTGAGGCTGCGGGGGGATGACGGCAACGTGCCCGAGGAGGGCGAGGTGGAGGTGGATGGCACGCCCTTCGATGACCTGCCGGTGGACCCGTCGACGGGCGAGGTGCGCGTCGGGCCCCTGCCCGCGGGCTGCTATGCGGTGGAGGTCGACGCGAAGCAGCACGCGAAGAAGGAGGAGCAGGTCTGCGTCCGCGAGGGCGAGGAGCGCCTGTACGACGTCGTCCTGGCCAAGGTCGACGACGATGACGGTGACGATGACGACGACTAG
- a CDS encoding caspase family protein, translated as MIRFRLHFVLGLLLVSLAACGGARAGEKGKAVKVRLDPARLASAHEGERHALLIGIDQYDDDSWNDLRYPAKDAEDLGRALADPRRGGFRSVTVLHRPEQTTRAGVLEALRALEARAWNPRDVVVVYVSGHGTLARDTRGELQRYLVMRDTRFRDVQGTGLEMAVLEQALERLGSLRRVLVLATCHSGTGKSLLPESVRSELERTKAAFLPRPLEEDSRASLVLSASDWGEAAREDDALGNDIYTHFFIQALDGRGDRNRDGAVSATEAHDWARRHTWTYTQGRQRPSVRMTEVGADPVLLSGSLSQPGQPEVFSYSPRLEGFTLKVDGVDAGELPGGVALPEGNRRLGLHKGGALLWEDTVVLRPGERRALDAMLREQEEGPRRTVSLDMGVLGFLDARSRREVLPRTLMAGAGLRWRGVLLDERLDVGADLAVGQGRQALQLDVGGTVPVRHRAVMVGVTVGPSWEWGRLGVSTGPRVAALWMERSFQLELLNQDERYFTVWPGWMAGVSWRLATRWVLEAKGQLLWAYVPVDGRTRAVGFGGLWLSGGYRF; from the coding sequence TTGATTCGCTTCCGGCTCCATTTCGTCCTGGGACTCTTGCTCGTGTCGCTCGCGGCCTGTGGCGGCGCGCGCGCCGGGGAGAAGGGGAAGGCGGTGAAGGTGCGCCTGGACCCGGCGCGCCTCGCCTCGGCGCACGAGGGTGAGCGCCACGCGCTGCTCATCGGCATCGACCAGTACGACGACGACTCCTGGAACGACCTCCGCTACCCGGCGAAGGACGCGGAGGACTTGGGGCGCGCGCTGGCGGACCCGAGGCGGGGAGGCTTCCGCTCCGTGACGGTGCTCCACCGCCCGGAGCAGACGACGCGCGCGGGCGTGCTGGAGGCGCTGCGGGCGCTCGAGGCGCGTGCGTGGAATCCGAGGGACGTGGTGGTCGTCTATGTCTCGGGTCACGGCACGCTCGCGCGCGACACGCGAGGCGAGCTCCAGCGCTACCTGGTGATGCGCGACACGCGCTTCCGGGACGTCCAGGGCACGGGGCTGGAGATGGCGGTGCTGGAGCAGGCGCTGGAGCGGCTGGGTTCGCTGCGTCGGGTGCTGGTGCTGGCCACGTGTCACAGCGGCACGGGCAAGTCGCTGCTGCCCGAGTCGGTGCGCTCGGAGCTGGAGCGCACCAAGGCCGCGTTCCTTCCGCGCCCGTTGGAGGAGGACAGCCGCGCGTCGTTGGTCCTGTCCGCCAGTGATTGGGGCGAGGCGGCGCGCGAGGACGACGCGCTCGGCAATGACATCTACACCCACTTCTTCATCCAGGCGCTCGACGGGCGCGGAGACCGCAACCGCGACGGCGCGGTGAGCGCCACCGAGGCCCATGATTGGGCGCGCCGTCACACGTGGACGTATACGCAGGGACGGCAGCGCCCGAGCGTGCGGATGACGGAAGTGGGCGCGGACCCGGTGTTGCTCTCCGGCTCCCTGTCCCAGCCCGGCCAGCCGGAGGTGTTCTCCTACAGCCCGCGCCTGGAGGGCTTCACGCTCAAGGTGGATGGCGTGGACGCGGGCGAGCTGCCGGGGGGTGTGGCGCTCCCGGAGGGAAATCGTCGCCTGGGGCTGCACAAGGGCGGCGCGCTGCTCTGGGAGGACACGGTGGTGCTGCGGCCCGGTGAGCGTCGGGCGTTGGACGCGATGCTGCGCGAGCAGGAGGAGGGGCCTCGGCGCACCGTCTCGCTGGACATGGGGGTGCTGGGCTTCCTGGATGCCCGCAGCCGGCGCGAGGTCCTCCCGCGGACGTTGATGGCGGGCGCGGGCTTGCGGTGGCGTGGGGTGCTGCTGGATGAGCGATTGGATGTGGGCGCGGACCTGGCCGTGGGGCAGGGGCGTCAGGCGCTCCAGTTGGACGTGGGTGGGACGGTGCCGGTGCGACACCGGGCGGTGATGGTGGGGGTGACGGTGGGGCCGTCGTGGGAGTGGGGGAGGCTGGGCGTGTCCACGGGGCCGCGTGTGGCCGCTTTGTGGATGGAGCGCTCCTTCCAGTTGGAGCTGTTGAATCAAGATGAGCGCTACTTCACGGTGTGGCCTGGCTGGATGGCGGGAGTGTCATGGCGGCTGGCGACGCGGTGGGTGCTGGAGGCCAAGGGGCAGCTGCTCTGGGCCTATGTGCCCGTGGACGGGCGCACGCGCGCGGTGGGCTTCGGTGGCTTGTGGCTGAGCGGAGGGTATCGCTTCTGA
- a CDS encoding RNA polymerase sigma factor: protein MTEEEVATCIRRAAEGAQDAHRELYQRFHGAVRRVALGYSALGPAEVEDVVQETFVRAFRELPRLQHPRAFGSWLVTIARHHAQSLSRGAQLRGRAAEDLALELESTTPAIPPALELERRVAVVRELIESLPEGPEKETVRLFYLEGELSAREIAERLGLGKSAVTMRLERFRARVKRQLLSRLLAAGVG from the coding sequence GTGACGGAGGAGGAGGTCGCCACCTGCATCCGACGAGCAGCCGAGGGGGCGCAGGACGCGCACCGCGAGCTGTATCAGCGCTTCCATGGCGCTGTGCGCCGCGTCGCGCTGGGCTACTCGGCGCTGGGGCCCGCGGAGGTGGAGGACGTGGTCCAGGAGACCTTCGTCCGGGCCTTCCGCGAGCTGCCCCGGCTGCAGCATCCCCGCGCCTTCGGGAGCTGGCTGGTGACGATTGCCCGGCACCACGCGCAGTCGCTCAGTCGGGGCGCGCAGCTGCGAGGCCGCGCGGCGGAGGACCTGGCGCTGGAGCTGGAGTCGACCACGCCCGCGATTCCTCCGGCGTTGGAGCTGGAGCGGCGCGTGGCGGTGGTGCGCGAGCTGATTGAATCGCTGCCCGAGGGCCCCGAGAAGGAGACGGTGCGCCTGTTCTATCTGGAGGGCGAGCTGAGCGCGCGGGAGATCGCCGAGCGCCTGGGCCTGGGCAAGAGCGCGGTGACGATGCGCCTGGAGCGCTTCCGCGCGCGGGTGAAGCGCCAGTTGCTGTCGCGGCTGTTGGCCGCGGGAGTGGGATGA
- a CDS encoding carboxylesterase family protein, which produces MIRSRHREAWLCGFASLGMLVGCGAPEGDGAEQALSTVTSPLVGQKLVIHPANVQPDGVRPTLGVYQNLYDEQALIGDPRAGSTFKPATTWGNVVYNENQYPMGFVIDLGQLYDVTEVGVFDTYDSGTVSFSVGTPGAWSTPLSLVTNGWEQWKWLTVGQRTRYLHFARSMYGASNEIVVYGSPAGTTANVPPTASAGLDQTLILPTSSAQLTGTASDSDGTVVSQQWTQVSGPNTATLTGATTLSATASGLVTGLYEFELGVTDDQGASASSRTKVRVEPALNGRGTTVEIYKDTTRVFQGNYGHVVYLPPGYDAGTNWPIVIFLHGAGERGDGGPSQLKRVRAMGLQSYIDRNGKDYPFILVSPQTSTSNFWNDQEALDSVDPFIERILSTYKVDRKRVYLTGLSMGGAGTFSYASTFPAKLAAAVPVCNGGYGSSVARAQAMVNAHLPVWGSHAINDPASYSGTRDWFNRMGEAMGATGSVMTTYTYPSRAQTAFFRLGPARWEWVDGQTAQDTSGNPPAKPVLFTLFHDGGHSIWDRVYQEPKVLSWMLAQQRP; this is translated from the coding sequence GTGATTCGTTCGCGGCATCGTGAAGCATGGCTGTGTGGTTTCGCCTCGCTGGGCATGCTGGTCGGCTGTGGCGCGCCGGAGGGAGACGGCGCCGAGCAGGCCCTGTCCACCGTGACGTCGCCGCTCGTGGGGCAGAAGCTGGTCATCCACCCGGCCAACGTCCAACCCGACGGCGTCCGTCCGACGCTGGGCGTCTATCAGAACCTGTATGACGAGCAGGCCTTGATAGGGGACCCGCGCGCGGGCTCGACCTTCAAGCCCGCGACGACCTGGGGCAACGTCGTCTACAACGAGAACCAGTACCCCATGGGTTTCGTCATCGACCTGGGGCAGCTGTACGACGTGACGGAGGTCGGCGTGTTCGACACGTACGACTCCGGCACCGTCTCCTTCAGCGTCGGTACGCCGGGCGCGTGGTCCACGCCCCTGTCGCTCGTCACCAACGGGTGGGAGCAGTGGAAGTGGCTGACGGTGGGCCAGCGCACGCGCTACCTCCACTTCGCGCGCAGCATGTACGGCGCGTCGAACGAAATCGTCGTCTACGGCAGCCCCGCGGGCACGACGGCGAACGTGCCGCCCACCGCCTCCGCGGGCCTGGACCAGACGCTCATCCTGCCCACGTCGTCGGCGCAGCTGACGGGCACGGCGAGCGACTCGGATGGCACCGTGGTGTCACAGCAGTGGACCCAGGTCTCCGGCCCCAACACCGCGACGCTGACGGGCGCCACCACGCTGTCCGCCACGGCTTCCGGCCTGGTGACGGGGCTCTACGAGTTCGAGCTGGGCGTGACGGATGACCAGGGCGCCTCAGCGAGCTCGCGCACGAAGGTCCGGGTGGAGCCCGCCCTGAACGGACGCGGGACCACCGTGGAGATCTACAAGGACACCACGCGCGTGTTCCAGGGCAACTATGGCCACGTCGTGTACCTGCCGCCGGGCTACGACGCGGGCACGAACTGGCCCATCGTCATCTTCCTGCACGGCGCGGGGGAGCGCGGAGACGGCGGGCCGAGCCAGCTCAAGCGGGTCCGCGCCATGGGGCTCCAGTCGTACATCGACAGGAACGGGAAGGACTATCCCTTCATCCTCGTGTCGCCCCAGACGAGCACCTCCAACTTCTGGAACGACCAGGAGGCGCTCGACAGCGTGGACCCCTTCATCGAGCGCATCCTGTCGACGTACAAGGTGGACAGGAAGCGCGTGTACCTGACGGGCCTGAGCATGGGCGGCGCGGGCACGTTCTCCTATGCGTCCACCTTCCCCGCGAAGCTGGCGGCCGCGGTGCCGGTCTGCAACGGCGGCTATGGCTCCTCCGTGGCCCGCGCGCAGGCGATGGTGAACGCCCACCTGCCGGTGTGGGGTTCGCACGCCATCAACGACCCCGCCTCGTACTCGGGCACGCGCGACTGGTTCAATCGGATGGGCGAAGCCATGGGCGCCACGGGGAGCGTCATGACCACGTACACGTATCCCAGCCGCGCGCAGACGGCGTTCTTCCGTCTGGGCCCGGCGCGGTGGGAGTGGGTCGACGGACAGACGGCGCAGGACACCAGCGGCAATCCTCCCGCGAAGCCGGTGCTCTTCACCCTCTTCCACGACGGCGGCCACTCCATCTGGGACCGCGTCTACCAGGAGCCGAAGGTGCTGAGCTGGATGCTCGCGCAGCAGCGGCCTTGA
- a CDS encoding TonB family protein: MQTGPRPSTSNPLVDPLLGQVLHERFRVLAPLGAGGMGRVYRALQLPLERVVALKVLSPSFPTASDPEFQRRFLLEASITAKLRHPNTVTIIDYGKTDDGTFYIAMEYLEGLTLAEHLASGPLPWKRAVDIAQQVCRSLREAHRLGVVHRDLKPANVMLLAEEGSAERHHVKVLDFGLVKPFVVEGATHLSVPDITQGGTFLGSPTYMAPEQARNQADARSDVYALGVLLYQMLMGRPPFLMQDTLELIFAHHKEAPPRFKRVRPDLAIPEAVEAVVCRCLEKQPAHRYESMDALLEALRASMGPGASLVPDTGPGESVTGPLSASVPGAPSGVQGTLVLDISLDESGVLRAAPPRRSHRNRALVVGALGLLVCIATVWVLGARRPQVPVVSPAAPVATEAPAAQPAPVPEAPVVAAPRPVRLRITSTPEGARVFWKGEERGTTPFVLEVPPDDGGMATAELTFVREGYRTDRVLAGGSGEVLLTQRLVRERAGRASSSVKSAQPSEGGEWMAEDSLSAPLPMEVPVAAKPVAAKAEPGRSVLTGPLQLPESAKPPVELAGNLQPEFPQQARSAGREGLVVLKLVVTERGEVRDVTVMRGEEPFVSAAMRAVSTWRYQPAVLEGRPISVYRVVKVPFRLRN; the protein is encoded by the coding sequence ATGCAGACCGGACCGCGCCCCTCGACGTCGAATCCGCTGGTGGACCCGCTCCTCGGACAGGTGCTCCACGAGCGCTTCCGGGTGCTGGCCCCGCTGGGGGCGGGGGGCATGGGGCGGGTGTATCGCGCGCTCCAGCTCCCGCTCGAGCGGGTGGTGGCGCTCAAGGTGCTGAGCCCCTCGTTCCCCACGGCGAGCGACCCGGAGTTCCAGCGGCGCTTCCTGTTGGAGGCGAGCATCACGGCGAAGCTGCGCCACCCCAACACCGTCACCATCATCGACTACGGGAAGACGGACGATGGGACGTTCTACATCGCGATGGAGTACCTGGAGGGGCTCACGCTGGCCGAGCACCTGGCCTCGGGCCCGCTGCCGTGGAAGCGCGCGGTGGATATCGCGCAGCAGGTGTGTCGCTCGTTGCGCGAGGCCCATCGGCTGGGTGTGGTGCACCGGGACTTGAAGCCCGCCAACGTGATGTTGCTGGCGGAGGAGGGGAGCGCCGAGCGCCACCACGTGAAGGTGCTCGACTTCGGCCTGGTGAAGCCCTTCGTGGTGGAGGGGGCCACGCACCTGTCGGTGCCGGACATCACCCAGGGTGGCACGTTCCTGGGCTCGCCGACGTACATGGCGCCCGAGCAGGCTCGCAACCAGGCGGATGCGCGCAGTGATGTCTACGCGTTGGGCGTGTTGCTGTACCAGATGCTCATGGGGCGGCCGCCCTTCCTGATGCAGGACACGCTGGAGCTCATCTTCGCGCACCATAAGGAGGCGCCGCCGCGCTTCAAGAGGGTCCGCCCGGACCTCGCGATTCCGGAGGCCGTGGAGGCGGTGGTGTGCCGCTGCCTGGAGAAGCAGCCCGCGCATCGCTACGAGTCCATGGACGCGCTGCTGGAGGCGCTGCGCGCGTCGATGGGCCCAGGCGCATCCCTCGTGCCGGACACGGGGCCTGGGGAGTCGGTGACGGGGCCGCTGTCCGCATCGGTGCCCGGCGCTCCGAGTGGTGTGCAGGGCACGCTGGTGCTGGACATCAGCCTGGATGAGTCCGGTGTGCTGCGTGCGGCGCCTCCGCGGCGGAGCCATCGGAATCGCGCGCTCGTGGTGGGGGCACTGGGGTTGCTCGTCTGTATCGCCACGGTCTGGGTGCTGGGGGCGCGTCGTCCGCAGGTGCCCGTGGTGTCACCCGCTGCTCCGGTGGCGACCGAGGCTCCGGCGGCTCAGCCCGCGCCGGTGCCCGAGGCGCCGGTGGTGGCGGCTCCTCGGCCCGTGCGCTTGCGCATCACCAGCACCCCCGAGGGGGCGCGTGTCTTCTGGAAGGGCGAGGAGCGCGGCACCACGCCCTTCGTGCTGGAGGTGCCACCGGACGACGGCGGCATGGCCACGGCCGAGCTGACCTTCGTGCGCGAGGGCTATCGCACGGACCGCGTGCTCGCGGGAGGCTCGGGCGAGGTGTTGCTGACGCAGCGGTTGGTGCGAGAGCGGGCGGGGCGGGCGTCATCCTCGGTGAAGAGCGCTCAGCCTTCGGAGGGGGGCGAGTGGATGGCGGAGGACTCGCTGAGCGCGCCCCTGCCGATGGAGGTGCCGGTGGCGGCGAAGCCCGTGGCGGCGAAGGCCGAACCGGGCCGCTCGGTGCTCACGGGCCCCCTCCAGTTGCCGGAGAGCGCGAAGCCTCCGGTGGAGCTCGCGGGCAACCTCCAGCCGGAGTTTCCGCAGCAGGCCCGTTCGGCGGGGCGAGAGGGACTGGTCGTCCTCAAGCTGGTCGTCACGGAGCGCGGAGAGGTGCGCGACGTCACCGTGATGCGAGGCGAGGAGCCCTTCGTGTCCGCCGCGATGCGCGCGGTGAGCACCTGGCGCTACCAGCCCGCGGTCCTCGAGGGGCGGCCCATCTCCGTCTACCGCGTGGTGAAGGTGCCCTTCCGACTGCGGAATTGA
- a CDS encoding helix-turn-helix domain-containing protein, whose translation MAARRSRKSAAKPRSELGALLKDWRASRGKSQLALSMDAEVSPRHLAFIESGRTEPSQDMVLRLAEALGLGLRERNALLVAAGYAPQFGESDWNSEEMRELRQAAALILGAHEPHPALALDAASTVLDANAGALAMMGLGRDALGRTNLMDLVFAPGRVRSAIGNWQDIAGYLLGRLKENARLRGPGSEVANVLARVLTYPDASALPARMPGRSAGVLVPLTFVVEGVATHWFTTVTTFGAPLHALAEEVTIEQFYPRHGHALEAVHPPG comes from the coding sequence GTGGCGGCCCGACGTTCGCGCAAGAGCGCCGCGAAGCCCCGGAGCGAGCTGGGGGCGCTGCTCAAGGACTGGCGCGCGTCGCGGGGCAAGAGTCAGCTGGCGCTGTCCATGGACGCGGAGGTGTCGCCCCGGCACCTGGCCTTCATCGAGTCCGGGCGGACGGAGCCCAGCCAGGACATGGTCCTGCGGCTGGCCGAGGCTTTGGGCCTGGGCCTGCGCGAGCGCAACGCGCTGCTGGTCGCGGCGGGGTATGCGCCACAGTTCGGTGAGAGTGATTGGAACAGTGAGGAGATGCGCGAGCTCCGGCAGGCGGCGGCGCTGATTCTCGGCGCGCACGAGCCACATCCGGCGCTGGCGCTGGACGCGGCGTCGACGGTGCTGGATGCCAACGCGGGGGCGCTGGCGATGATGGGGTTGGGGCGGGACGCGCTGGGGCGCACCAACCTGATGGACCTGGTCTTCGCGCCCGGGCGGGTCCGCTCCGCGATTGGGAACTGGCAGGACATCGCGGGCTATCTGCTCGGGCGCTTGAAGGAGAACGCGCGCCTGCGTGGGCCCGGGTCCGAGGTCGCGAACGTGCTGGCCAGAGTGCTCACGTACCCGGACGCGAGTGCGCTCCCCGCGCGGATGCCGGGCCGCTCCGCGGGTGTCCTGGTGCCGCTGACGTTCGTGGTCGAGGGGGTCGCCACGCACTGGTTCACGACGGTGACGACCTTCGGCGCGCCCCTGCATGCCCTGGCCGAGGAGGTCACCATCGAGCAGTTCTACCCACGCCATGGACACGCGCTGGAAGCCGTCCACCCGCCTGGATGA
- a CDS encoding DNRLRE domain-containing protein has protein sequence MHTRRDVPTTANTVRRLFLLSVPLLVSACGAGLEEPAAEQDAAQQTQAARVCTTFSRGLGWTVEDTTIVSTSPDSNFGWTPLLGVEHVSVPPLVDTRQHTLLRFDLGTIPANSTLHSATLHLFAVAQPRTVAVRGATAPWTENTVTWNSFNGAYDAAATTQISGGVVLSARSVEVSPLVDAWIARRRPNHGFVLTTTREVLSVPTHFYGSELEYPFSQQPALEVCYTTP, from the coding sequence ATGCATACCCGACGCGATGTACCCACCACCGCGAACACGGTCCGCCGGCTGTTCCTGCTGTCCGTCCCACTCCTCGTGTCCGCCTGCGGAGCCGGGCTCGAGGAGCCCGCTGCCGAGCAGGACGCCGCTCAGCAGACACAGGCCGCCAGGGTCTGCACGACGTTCTCTCGTGGCCTCGGCTGGACGGTGGAGGACACCACCATCGTGTCGACGTCGCCCGACTCCAACTTCGGCTGGACGCCCCTGCTGGGCGTGGAGCATGTCAGCGTGCCCCCCCTGGTCGACACCCGCCAGCACACCCTGCTGCGCTTCGACCTCGGCACGATTCCAGCCAACAGCACCCTCCACTCCGCCACGCTCCATCTCTTCGCTGTCGCCCAGCCCAGGACCGTCGCGGTCCGTGGGGCCACCGCGCCCTGGACCGAGAACACGGTGACCTGGAACAGCTTCAACGGCGCGTACGACGCCGCGGCCACCACGCAGATTTCAGGGGGCGTGGTGCTGAGCGCCCGCAGCGTGGAGGTCTCGCCGCTCGTCGACGCCTGGATTGCCCGCCGGCGCCCGAACCACGGCTTCGTGCTCACCACCACCCGAGAGGTCCTCTCGGTGCCCACCCACTTCTACGGCAGCGAGCTCGAGTACCCCTTCTCCCAGCAGCCCGCGCTGGAGGTCTGCTACACCACGCCCTGA